In Fusarium oxysporum f. sp. lycopersici 4287 chromosome 13, whole genome shotgun sequence, the DNA window ACAAACAGTCTCTCACTTGGCTGTGACTGCAAGGGTATGCTGCCTCTCACTCCTCAGCTTGATCTAGTTCACCAAGCTAACTGTAAAGGTGCCATTCATTATCTCGATGCCGAGCTCCCAACCCAGACCGGTCAGATTAGAAAGATTGAGAATGCCATATGTATccatgaggaagacgatggcATTCTGTTCAAACACACAGACTTCCGAGACAACTCAACTATCGTCACACGTGCTCGAAAGCTTATCGTTCAGCATGTCTTCACTGCTGCCAACTATGAGTACGCCATTCAAGTATGTTGCATCTGCCAAGTATCAAGTGGAGACTACTAACAGAACACAGTGGGTGTTCCATCAGGATGGTACCATCCAGCCAGACATCAAGCTCACCGGTATCCTCAACACCTATGTTATGAACCCCGGTGAGGACCTGCAAGGCTACGGAACGCAAGTCAAGAAAGGTAAGTTTTCCAATGACGGTTACGACCTTCAGACTAACCTTACCAAGGTGTCAACGCCCATAACCATCAGCATCTATTCCTTCTCCGTATCAACCCCAGTGTCGACGGACACGAGAACACGGTCCACATGGTTGATGCTGTACCTTCGGATGCCCCAGTTGGCAGCCCAGAAAACCTCTACGGCAACGCCTTCTATGCTAAGCGCACCAGACTCGAGACGACTGGCCAATCTATCACTGACTACAATGGTGCTACATCTCGCTCCTGGGACATTGTCAATGAGAACAAGCTCAATTCTGAGAGTGGCAAGCCTGTCTCGTACAAGCTTGTGAGCCGAGACGTGCCGAACTTGATGCCCAAGGAGGGTTCTCTTGTATGGAAGAGAGCCTTCTTTGCTCGTCATGCTGTTCATGTGACGAAGTGTAAGACATTCTCCATCCTTACGTATCTATGCATCATGCTGACCATTTTCAGATGCGGATGATGAGCTCTGGGCCGCTGGCAACCACGTCGCTCAGACCTCCGGTGAGCCATCCAGAGGCCTCGGGGCTTGGGTTGGTGACGGTACTAAGAGCGTCGCTAATACTGATATCGTCCTCTGGCACACGTTCGGTATCACGCATTTCCCCGCTCCAGAGGATTTCCCAGTTATGCCCGCTGAGCCGATTACACTCTTGCTCAGACCCCGTCACTTCTTCACCTGCAACCCTGTCATGGACGTGCCTCCTTCTTACTCAATCACTCCCAGTGAAGTGGCTGCTAAGAAGGCTGGATTTGATACAACTGATAAGGTTAGCAAGCTGGCGGCTATGAGTGACTCTTCGTGCTGCAAGCCACCTAAGCTGTAAAATATTGGGAATATGTATTGAAGGAAGGATGTTGTACGCGATACAGGATTATCTGGTTTCGAATGTAAAGGACAATCATATCATTATAAATACATATTGGACCACACTATCCCCAATTCGACTTCAAATTCCGACTATCCATCACATCTATCCAATGCGTCGCATACTTCGCGCACTGTTCCGTGTCATAAGCTTGCCAGATAGCTTTGGTCAAATCTTGCGCTACTGCCACTGGCTTTGGGGGGAGGACGGTCTTCAACGTCTCCAGACGCTCGTGAAGAAATTGTCTGGCAGCCATGATTCCCGCATTTGCATCTGGatctggctctggctctgactCCTCTGGCAGCTCATCGTGAAGGCCAGCGAAGTCAAGGTAATGTATCATGTCGCAATCCTCCAGACTGGCATCTTGGCTGAAGGGAACATCTCTGGGAGTAGTGGCCTTGACTTCAATATGTTTTCGCCTGAGTCCAGTGCTGGCCGAGACGCAGAGTAGTGGCTGGGTCATTTTGCTACCCGAGTCTGTAGGTAACAGTTTCAGTATGCTCACCAAGTTCAGAGCGATTGGGGTGATCCAGTTATCCCACAAGGCTTGGGCATCTTTCGCCTGTGATTGATCCAGCTCGTGTCGTCTTACGATGAGTTCTGGAAACGTCTGgtacaattgcaacagggTTGATTGACGGTAAGCTTCGGCAACGTTGAAGAGGTGTTGATTAGGCGTCTTCTTGTCATTCGTCTCTCCAATTGTCTCGCGGCATTCCACATCGAGATCGCAAGTCTGCTTCTCTACCACggcagcttcttcaatgaGCTGCATGGCAGCGCTGATGTTGGCTGACGCAAACATGTCTTGTGGTTTCCGGATTTTGCGTCTGAATTTGTGGCAAAGTTTCATTGCCCGCATGAACATTTTATAGCTGTCGCTTGAGACCCCAGTCCACGGATGCGGAACCTGTTCAACTGGGTCTGCCGTCACAGGCGCACTGGCAGGAACTGCTTCCTCGACGTCACCCATTTCTTCCATTTTCTGTAAGCTTCTACAGCTCGATGTCACCATCGACAATAGCATTTCGCAGTAGAGCCAACTCTTATTAAAGAAGGATAGCAATTGCCGCTGTTCTTCGGATAATGCGTGCTTGTTTTTGTTGACAGCATGAAGGATGGCTTTCGCTTCGCAGAGAAATGGTAATCCCAGCTGAGTGGCATTGAGCCAGCAGATGCTGGTTCCAATTCCCATCAGGGAGAACAAGAGACTTGTAGGTACTGAATTGAAGAGTTGGTGCGACTTGACAGTATGCAAGTCAGCTCTCATGATTTCGGCCGCCGCCTTCATGTTCGTTATCGATGTCTGCCGCATCATTGGTACTTTGGCGGACAGGTGCGCGGCCGACATTGCCTGTAAACTTAGATAAACGAGCTCGCAGTTAGACCATAGAGCGGCAGCAATAGTCCGGTTGAGGTTGACATCAGAATCGTAATTGGACCACAGAGAACAGACATGGCGAAACCAGTACTCGATGAGCACAGATGGCGTATATGTGATTGCGTTTGGTGTCATTTCGAATGTCAGTCTGCCAGGGTCGACTGTCGGTAAGGGCATGTTGAATTCAAGGGCCATATTACCAACTGGAATTGAGAGGGTTTCTGAAGCTGAAACTAGGTCGTTGTCACTTTGAGCAGACCCTAAGAAATCGTCTCCCCACTGCAAGGGGGATACGGAGGACGTCATGTTTGATAGGGAGTAAGCGTCGTGATTTTCGCTGTCGGTGCCACTGAAAGGATGGCTTGCTTCCTCGTGTTCTTGTTCCAATTGATTTGAGAAGAAGTCACCGTCTGTAGACATCGGGAACAAGGGTGACACAATGCCGTTGAGGTGAAAGAC includes these proteins:
- a CDS encoding primary-amine oxidase; protein product: MSGSIPHPFDPLSGEEIRLATSVVRKEHGDAVHFHIITLQEPRKAEMVAWLANPSSGARPRRVAEVVIIDPREGKGHVYDGLVDLKRQRITKWERAEGQQPILIVEEMLEVEEACRKDPQVIEQCRISGIAADEMHKVYADPWTISHDPRYGSSTRLFQGLMYFRPDVDNCQYQYPLDFHPIYDPRKKEIIAIDIPRIRRPLQRNKAVDYHHLYIQKEGGYRKDLKPIYISQPEGVSFNVNGRELEWQNWKFHIGFNYREGIVFNNITFNDKGNFRPIFYRMSLSEMVVPYGHPEPPHHRKHAFDLGEYGAGYLTNSLSLGCDCKGAIHYLDAELPTQTGQIRKIENAICIHEEDDGILFKHTDFRDNSTIVTRARKLIVQHVFTAANYEYAIQWVFHQDGTIQPDIKLTGILNTYVMNPGEDLQGYGTQVKKGVNAHNHQHLFLLRINPSVDGHENTVHMVDAVPSDAPVGSPENLYGNAFYAKRTRLETTGQSITDYNGATSRSWDIVNENKLNSESGKPVSYKLVSRDVPNLMPKEGSLVWKRAFFARHAVHVTKYADDELWAAGNHVAQTSGEPSRGLGAWVGDGTKSVANTDIVLWHTFGITHFPAPEDFPVMPAEPITLLLRPRHFFTCNPVMDVPPSYSITPSEVAAKKAGFDTTDKVSKLAAMSDSSCCKPPKL